In one Tepidibacillus fermentans genomic region, the following are encoded:
- a CDS encoding sulfite exporter TauE/SafE family protein, whose product MVWTAISILIISVFAGIFGSLLGLGGGMIVIPALTLLMGVDIKYAITAGLISVISTSSGSAVVYVRDKITNIRVGMFLELATTIGALTGALVAGFLQPKTLYILFALQLFYSAYSMIKKRNQELPEIRSIHPMAEKLKLKGEYYDKALNQTVTYQASSVYSGFGLMYLAGVISALLGIGSGSFKVIAMDHFMNLPMKVSTATSNFMMGVTAAASAGIYLFRGQIDPKIAGPVAIGVVIGATIGTRIMQRMRSVTLRKIFIPVLLYVAVEMLLQGLGVK is encoded by the coding sequence TTGGTTTGGACAGCGATATCGATTTTGATTATTTCTGTTTTTGCAGGAATATTTGGCTCCCTTTTAGGGTTAGGAGGTGGGATGATCGTTATCCCAGCCTTAACTTTGTTAATGGGAGTGGATATTAAATATGCAATTACCGCGGGATTGATATCTGTGATTTCTACATCGAGTGGTTCAGCAGTTGTTTATGTCCGCGATAAAATTACGAATATTCGCGTTGGAATGTTTTTAGAATTGGCGACAACGATCGGAGCGTTAACAGGAGCGTTAGTTGCAGGCTTTTTGCAACCAAAAACTTTATATATTCTCTTTGCGCTTCAATTATTTTATTCTGCTTACTCGATGATCAAAAAAAGAAACCAGGAATTACCAGAAATTCGTTCCATACATCCAATGGCGGAAAAATTAAAATTAAAAGGAGAATATTACGACAAGGCATTAAACCAAACCGTTACATATCAAGCCAGTAGCGTGTATAGCGGTTTTGGATTGATGTATTTGGCTGGAGTAATTTCTGCATTATTAGGAATTGGTAGTGGTAGTTTTAAAGTAATTGCAATGGATCATTTTATGAATTTACCAATGAAAGTTTCAACAGCGACCAGTAATTTTATGATGGGTGTTACGGCTGCTGCCAGTGCGGGAATTTATTTATTTCGTGGGCAAATCGATCCTAAAATCGCTGGACCTGTGGCTATTGGCGTTGTAATTGGAGCAACGATTGGTACAAGAATTATGCAACGAATGCGAAGTGTCACTCTTCGGAAAATTTTTATACCCGTGTTACTTTATGTTGCCGTTGAGATGCTATTACAAGGTTTGGGGGTAAAATAA
- a CDS encoding DUF1634 domain-containing protein: protein MMEVVISKSLRYGVTISAITILLGLILFIITGKSGYPGHTFPTTLSAILTGLVSLKPYAIIMTGLLLLILTPVFRVGISIIVFLLEKDYLYVIITSLVFAILITSLLLGKVTH, encoded by the coding sequence ATGATGGAAGTGGTTATTAGTAAATCGTTACGTTATGGTGTCACAATTAGTGCAATCACGATTCTCTTAGGACTAATTCTTTTTATCATTACAGGAAAAAGTGGTTATCCGGGTCATACATTTCCAACGACTCTAAGTGCTATTTTAACTGGACTAGTTAGCTTAAAACCATATGCAATTATCATGACCGGACTCTTACTGTTAATTCTCACTCCAGTATTTCGTGTGGGAATTTCTATAATTGTGTTTTTATTAGAAAAAGACTATCTTTATGTGATCATTACTTCTTTAGTGTTTGCGATTTTAATTACAAGTTTGCTACTTGGGAAAGTGACACATTGA